The genomic window TTGAGACTCGAGAAGATGCTGAGGCTCTGGGCAACGCCCTGATGGCGACggacgaggccaaggctggcaCCCAGAAGAGCGAGAAGGACAAGGGAATTTTCGTCCACGTCGAGAAGAGACACCAGTTCCGCGATGGCAACTACTTTTACCAGATCGCCAGCGAGTTTGCCAAGGCCCATACGGGATGGTTCAACACGAGAAGGGCTGGAGTTCCTCCCACGCCGATCCTTGAGCCTACGAACCGAGATTCGCCTCGGGCTTTGATGTCAGCTCGTCCAACCTCAATTCACGAGGAGGGTTCTCCTGCGTCGACATCAACCACGCCGACTCTCCCTCTGTCTCACAACGGCAAACGGCCTAAAGTGGTGCTGAGCAAGGTCATCAAGTACGACGTGGATCATCGCAAGCGATCATTCAGACCTGAGAGGATTGACCTGCACTATGACCGTCTTCACAACCCAGACAGCTGCTACCACATCCGAATAGACTGGATGAACGTGACTACGAAGCTAGTTGAGGACGCAGTCGAGAGCTGGGCTCGAGAGGCTAGCCAATACGGCCTACGTCTTGTCGAGGTGCCCATCAAGGAGGCATGCACCATCACGGAAACTAATCCTTTCCGGAGACCCTTCCGTCTCAAGCTGGCAGCACATCCTCCAGACCAGAAGCCTGAAACGTACTTTGACCCCAACTCTCTGGGCCCGACAACCTCTCCGACTAGGCACTTTTACCAGACAGCCATCCTCAAAAAGTTCGACTTTGTCCTCGACATGGAGGCGGGATCCAACTTCCCCGGCAACGTCGATGTGAGCTACTCTTGGGGCAAGCCCGACTTCAAGTATAGTCAGTACATCCACCGGAGCGGCACGCTCCTGGCCGAGATCACCGACGAGGGCGACTTGCTGTTCTTGGCGAATCGTCTATACAGCAACCGACCCGCAAACCCGCGAGACAAGGAGATCCGGGCCGCTGACCCCCTGGTTGAACGCGGAGGAGGCCGCATGTCAGCATTCGGCCCTTACAGCGCCTACGGCATCCCTGAGTCGACAACCATGGCGTCCCCCTTGCTCAAACCGACTCACTACTATCACTCTCCGGCGCTCAAGCCCGTGGACCAGCCGACCAAGGCGGTCCCGGTCTCGGCCCCGGACCCGGAACTCATCAAGATTGAGATCGAGGAGTTCTGCCGCGacgccgccgccctcgaggCGTTTTACCGTGAGGCTATGGAGAAGAACCAAGCAGTCCAGGGCACGCCCGCAACTGCCGCAGTCCCCACTGTGCTCGAAGCTGTGCCTGAAGCCAGCATCCCGACTCTTGGCCTGCCGCCCGGCGTGCTCGGGGGCAACGATGGCGCACCCACCAAGCGGCTCAACAGTCCCATGTCCTTTTTGCGAAGGAGCAGCGTGCAGTATGACGGCGGATCGAGTCTGAGCGGGCGATAAGCCTGTTCGACAGGATATAATCATGAAAAATTAGCGACGTTTGTATGTCAGTTGGACCTTGCGATAATGTTTATGAATGGCTTGAGAGGGCAAGGTCCTTTGCTTTCCATGTAGATGAAGCCGTCATGTAGATATCAGCATGTACTTTTGTCTAGGTATTGTACTCAGGATACATAGAATCTTCATTCTTGTCACTTGGTGTCAATAGTCTTGAAGCATGAGTAAACCAAGTTGGTGTAATTTATTGAAACCTCCAAACTCCAATTCCCAGACTCTTGATTCTGTATACAAATGACGCCGTGTAAGGACTGCTCCATATTCTTACTAAAAGAGACTATTCTGAACGTATATGTTGATGAACTTGGTTCAATACCAAGGGGTAGGTATGTATATGTATATGTATCGGCTCTTCGAGAAGatgtaataaaataaaagagactTATTCATCAGAGTGGGTGGGATACCCTAGATTCTTGTCAGCAATCGGGATAACTCAAACTTGGCGGGTTAGACTTACACCATGAACAGGTTGCAATAATGGCATAGAGGCAGATCAGCAACCAGCCCTCTAGCCAATGACTCTTGCCATCGGCAATGAGATAGTTGGTAAGCAACACAGCCACAAACATGACAGCGACCTGGAACAGGTCAAAGCTGAGGTTCATGCTCTCCTCGCCCATGCCCCATCCAATGATGACCAGCAGTGGGATCAGGAACAGGGCAACTTGCATGCTCGAaccaacagcaacaccaaTGGCCAGGtccatcttgtccttgatggccacGGTCACGGCCGTGGCGTGCTCGGCAGCGTTTCCGACAATGGGGAGGAGGATCAGACCGACAAACTCCTCCGAGACACCACCATCCTTTGTCACGGCGTCGATCGAGTCCACCATGAATTCAGCGCACAGGGCGATCAGGACGGTAGCAAAGGTGAGCGTAGCCACGGCGACCCAGAAGTGCAATTGcggctcctcttcctcgtcctcctcaccctccaGTCTCTCAGGGTTCATAATCATCTCGGTCAGGCGCTCGTTCTCATCGCGACCAGCCATGCCACCACCGACCAAGGCGCCGGGGACCATGAGCCCCTGACGGATACCGCTTGAGGCAGGACCACCGCGAGACCAGGGCTTCGCTGCAACCTTTTGACTCTCCTCGGCGAAGACGCTCTGGTGTGTCTTGAGCTGGAAGATGAGATAGGCGCCATAGACAACAAGCAGAATAACAGCAGTGCCACGGGAGAGATCAGCAACAGCCTTCTCGGGGGTCTCGCTGGCCCAGTCAAAGACGGTAGGGACAATGACAGACGCGACAGCGAGGGCAAGCAGCGAAGCCGCTGTCTGAGCCACCGTCTCGTTGAAGTATTGCTGCTGTCTCCTCAAACcaccaaagaagaagcagaagcccATTACAAGCAGCAGGTTCGAGAGGATAGAGCCGACGAGCGAGGTCTGCACAATGATGACCTTTCCGTCTACAAGCGCGAGGATAGCAACGATGAGCTCGACGGCGTTGCCAAATGTGGCATTGATCAGACCACCCAGAACCTCACCGGTTCGCAGAGCAATCTCTTCGGTAGCGAAGCTGAGAATGGCGGCAAGGGGGATGATGGCGATAAAGTTGACGACGAAAACGGCGATGCGGTTGACGCTGTGAACGTAGTTGAGGGCGATACCGACGGGggcagcgacgaggaggatgttgaTCCATGAGTTGAGAAAGGTGCGCTGGAGCTGGTTCGCGACGGTAAAGGGCTCCTTGGGTTGGACATTGCGGAAGAGCTTGTTAGACTCTTGCTTCTGGagcttctttctcctctcctgGTAGTCAGCATTGTTGTTCGCGCTGTCGTCAATGGCTCCTCGAGAGTCTTCGGGCTTTCTGTTTCGCAGGCTGCTGTCCCCTACGAGAGAGCGCTGAGAGACGGGAATGTCATCAACAGGAGAGCTTCCGCTTAGCCTCTCCCTGTCAGCCTCGTCTCCTTCTCTGCTCCGCTTCGTCTCAGCCATGGTCTCCGCTGTAGACCATTCCCTCGCAGGCCCGCTGCGTCCAGGCTCTGTACTGGCGTGTGCCAACTTCTCGCCTAGGTTGTCATTGTTCTGTTGTTGCTCGAGACGGCCGGCGTCCGAGAGAGCGCGTTCTCGACGATCCCAGGCGACGTGACGGAAAGGATTCCAAGACTGGTCGGTGCTGCTACGGCTGAGCGTGTGCGCCTGGCGCTTAATGTTGAAGTGATTGACTGTGACCATTGACGCGAGGGGCGAGAAGATTAGTTAAAGGAATACACGGCAGGCGGTGGATGGGTGACGAAggaggatggaagagagagaaggagcGAGTGGATGTCGAtcgaaggatggatggaaggtGCAAGTGTAAAAGGATGAAAGTTCAGTGCTAGGAAAACTGGAACCACCTCATGATTCAGGGTCCTTACATGAAGACATCGCCAAGACTTTGTTCTTGGGGATTCTGgcccaaaaaaaaaagaggataTGTTGCTTTCGGTTCCAATGCCAAGAGTCGAGAGCCAAGAGCCAAGAACTGGGGGCACCCTTTTTGAATTCTTTTCGACGCCTTCAAGCCAAGTCAAAAGCCAGGTTTTTGTTGATACAAAACATAGGTACATATAAATGAGGTCACCCACCGGGTCCCTCCCTTATTTCCCTGGCGAGTGGCTAATTAACACGTCAAGGATGTAACAGGTTGCCTCCCCTTCATTGGATGCCACGAGTCCCAGAGGCCTCCTCCTGCCTTGAATCTTTTTCCCTGAATCGAGCCTGGTCTAGGGCGCTTCGCGGCCTCTATCGACACTGCGCCATGATTCTGTGCTGGAATCACTTGTCGACTGCTGACGACGGCCATGATGCACTGCCAGCTGGTCTCTCACTGCAGTAAGCGAAGCGAGAGCGCCTAGGGGAAAGCCCATCATCGTCTCGACTAAAGCCCATCAAGTGATTTGCAGTCGTTGCTGGGGCCCTGACTGGGGATGGTTGCTTGACATGCCTGATCCCTGCAAGTGTGAATgccaagacggccaagaaATGCCGAGAGATCTGCTGCTCATTTCTTGGCGATCTCCTCTAGGCTCTAGAACGTCACTTTTATGAATTTTATGCATCTTATCCTACTTATGCTCATCCAACACCCGTGTCTTAttcccatctccaacctcgTCTCTCGTCATTCGACCTCACGCTGGATTCAAGCTTCACTCAGTCTAAACCATCTTTGGCCGTGTACCTCTTAAGCTTAAGTAAATACATGATACACACTTTTCATCGCTTCCCGTTAACTTGGCCTCAAAAAGGTGAGCTACATGATCCGTGGATATGAGCTCAGGTATCATCAAATCGCAAATCCCTATTGAGCTCCGAAAACGCCCATTCTCCCTTGACTTGACTGCTTGATTCCAGTTCAAGATCCCTCCAGACCCCAATGGTGTATTCCCGACCTCGTCATCCCCGCAAAGCCACTGTACCATccatgcttgcttgcttgctaaATTCTCTCGCCTGCTGCAGAGTCAGTCCAGGCCGCTGTAAAAACGCCTCTCCATCACATCTCCGTCCGATGCACCACTCAAAAAATCAGCCCAAATAATGCCATGCCCTAGTATCCCATGCCAAATGCCTTGCGCCTCGTTCTTTAAAACCAGTCCCCGTCAAGGTCCGCTTCAACATCGTGCTCGACGCTCTCTCGGTTCTTGCGAGGTCGGCCCCGTTTTCGAGGCTGTGAGCTCGACCGCGCCCGTTTCTTGCGTCCTCCTGGTGTCGACCCGCCCTTCCGCTTACGTCCTCTATCCGCCATCAcatcgccctcctcgtcctcgtccgcgCTGGGAGTCGCCGGCTCCAGGTCCATCTCGCCAGCGTCTTCTGCCACCTTGAGGTCTTTGTCAACGTTGAGGAGCTCCACAAACGCCGAGCATGTTTTGATCATGTGCTCTTGGTCCTGGAGGCCCTTCATCAGAGACTCAATCTCGTCCCAGACCTTGTCTCCATGCAAACCTTGCACCTTGACAGGAGACTTGTTCAGATCTTTGGCCAgtgccttgaccttggtgtCCTGTCGCTTGAGGCCCATGCCGAAAAGGCGACGAATAAATGTTCGCACCTCCCACATGGACAACAGGATAATTGCCGCCGTTGTAAGCTGCCGAAGACGGACTGGCTCGACTGTCAACGCAAATGCTGGCGCTGGTGGAACTGATGGTTGGCCGTCAACAGGTGCCGAGACCGAAATGGAATCCGCTGTAGAAAACCCAGGGGGTCCATCTGGAGCCGACGGTGGCTGGTCGACATCCATCCGGACGTTGAACACTTCCGACTCAATGGCTTGAGCCACCGGGGCACCCGTGCTGGTTAgaatcttctccatcgcGTTAACCGTGGTCTGCAGCTCTCCCATCGTTTGATACTCGAAGTATGCCAGATTCTCAATGATGAATCGTGCATAGACCATCTGCGTTGGGATGTCGCCTGACATGTCCAGTTTGGCCAGTTCAAAGTCCACCTGTCCGCAGAGCTTGTCCAAGAAGCGCTGGCGGTTCTTCATCTTGCTTATCTTGAGCGTTTCCATCAAGTAGTGCAACTTGGACTGGAATGGGTTCGTGGTAGCGCCATGTGGCTCCCCAACAACGTCTCGCTGGTAAGCAAAGGCGGACTGAACTGCCTTGACATACTCTCGTTCCAGCACCGTCTCATGTTTCTCGTGCAGAGACCGGTGCTCTTCCCACGCCAACTCGGCAATCTTGCGGTTCGAAGACGTTTCGAGTGTTATCAGGGTCACGCCGGTTTCCTTGGGATGAGTCAAGCCCTGTCGGTTGATGCTTCCTAGGACCTCCATGGCGAGAAACGCATGTTCATCCTGGCTTGAGAGCGCAATGCGTGTGATGTCCTTCAAGAATCTCTGCGTAGTGGCACTGGCCACATCATCATAGCTGGTTCCTCCCATGACTGtcaactccttcttcttgcctgATGGGGCTTGTCCTGCCGTCTCGGACCGCTTCTCCTCGATAATGAGGAATTCTCTGAATGATCTGAGGATCGCATTCTCAAGGCTGGGTACCTGCTCGTCAAAGACCTGCTGGAATGCCGTATAGACCTTGGGGATGACATAGTTGCGCGGCCAGGACTGGCAAGCCAACCCGATTGCGTCGAGGGCTGGTCTGCGACTGTCCAGGGGCTGCGAAGGGGCGGTGAACGGCGCCAGTGTGTCGATAGCCAGTCTTGCGACTGAGCCCCCCGGCCATTTGGGGAATTTCTTCTTGAACGGTCCCGGGCAGTTGTCTAGGTCGCAGTGCTTTGCAATCATGCCAATGACAAGGCAGTATGCGTTGAGATACAGGCTGGTTTTTTCATCCAACTTGCCCATGCTACGCAGACGCTGCAGTCCCGCAAGACTAGATGCCATGGCATTTGCCAGGGGCTCAAACACGTTTAGCAACTCGCAGACGACCAAGGTGCAGGCGATCAAATCATCCAGGGGTGCCCGCAAGTTGAGTTTGCCGACCGCACCTAGCAGCAACTTGCGAACTTCCAGCAGAAAGTCGGAATGGACAGTCGAGAGTGTGGGAAGCACTCGCCGATAGATAACTGTCACACTTCGGAAAGCGGTCAACTCCTCGGGCTTGGCGAAGCTTGCCAGATGTGGCTTCAAGAGGCGAATTTGTTCAAAGTTGAAGAGCTTGGGGTCCGCATTAGCAAAAATCGTAAGCACGTTCAATGCATCACGTCCAGAGGGGACGGTGGAATCGTCCGAGTCCAGGTTGTCAATGAGCCCAAACATGTTGGCCACGAGTTTGGAGCAGACAGAGAATGGTCCCTGCAGAGATTTGTCCTTTGGTCTGAGAATGGACCTAAAGACCTTGTCGAGTGTCTCAGACAGCATTCCCGAGTTGACTGTCTGTATCACGAGGGACACGTGCTCGGTGAGCGAGGTCTGGTAGACAGCGGTCCCATCGTCTCGATAAAAGGGGGCAAACCAAACCTCTTCGATAACTTGACGGGCAAGATCGCACACGCTTTCATCAGGATCGTGCACTCGGCGGAGCAAGCCGTTTGCAATCAAGCTTCGTAGAGCCCTGCTGTGATTGCGAAGATAGATATCACGGGCAAGCTTCATGGCGCGCTTCCTCACACCGACGCCGGAGTCTTGAAAGCGGTTGACAACTACCTCTGTCAAAGTGTCTTCAAGGGCAGGCCGCATGGTCATGCAGTTGCCAAGCAAGCCGAGGGCAGAGTCTCGAACTTGTGTTGACGTGTCGCCAGCACACTCCAAAATCTTGTTGAGAACGTTTGAATTAACGTCCAGGATGGACGGATCTGTCTCGAGCACCTGGTTGACACTCTTCAAACTCTTGCTCCGCACTGTGGCTTGATCGGTTCCCATCGAACGGAGTAGAATGTTGAGGATCTTGTCATAGGCCTCGCAGAATGGCGATCGTAGCAAAATGATCGAGTAGGCGAGCTTGGCCTGGTTCGCTGAGACTGACTTGAAGGTGTACTCGTTGACAAGCCAGCGACGATCCTCGATCATCATTCTCAGTCTGTACCCCAGGCGCCCGAGTTCCTCATCTCGCTCATCGTCGCCCTCTTGGTATGAGTCGTAACCGTTGTGAACTTGGGATGCCCAACCTGTAACCAGAAACGAGATGGCACTCAGCAGGTGAGGATCATCGTGGCACCGACCCTGAAGGGATTCGAGGGTTGCTCGGTAGGGACCGGCCCAAGCGACAATTTGCTCCACCCTGGTCCTCTGCTCCCTGGCTTGAGTCGCAAGATCGGCAAGATAGCGAGATAGGTCATCCGCGTCATTGCCTTCGGAAGAGCTTACCAATCTCTTGACGTGAGATCGAAGTCGAGAGATTGCGGCACTGCAGCCACCCAACAACTCCAAAGCCATGTTCTTTGCTGGGGCTGCCGTTTTTGGGCCTTCAAATTGCTGCACCATCATGAATACCaaaagacgaagaagaagctcagctGACGGCCAATCAGGCAGGTCGAGGCAGGTGGTGAAGTCCTCGACAAAGAGATCAAGCAAGTTTCGATAGGGGGAATCGCCCGACTTGGTGGAGCTGATGGCACGCGAAACCATAAAGTTGATCACGTAGCTTGCGTTGCGCTGCGCAGTGTCCAGGAGCGGAGCAACCGAAGTCTCGAGATCTTTAATAGAGACCGCATGCTGTCTCGCGCCTTGCTCCTCACTTTTAATCGAGGACACGAAGCGTTTGCTTTCAGGAGGAAgattctcgtcgtcatcttcttcttcttcttcctcgccattGATGTTTCGCATCAACTTGTTGCGATTGCGCTCGTTGCTGTTGTTTACTCGCCCCGAGCTGGCTTGAACCAATCTCATGATCAGAGCCGAGACTGGCTGAATACTGCCTCCATCAGAAAGCTTGAACTGCCGAGCACTCTGCTTGCCGACCGGCAACTTCTCAAGAGAAGTAAGAATCTCGTCAATGATGCCTTGGCGCTGCTGGGGCTTGATCAGAAAGATTTGGCAGAGCATGTCCATCGCCACGGAGCGTAGTCCGTCGAATTTCTGAACACCAACAACGGAATCCTTTTCGAAATAGGCGTTGTCCATAAAGATAAGTCGTGATGCAGTGAACTCAAGCGAATTGATGACGGTGTCTGAAAGCTCAATCTTTGTGACGAGCTCTGCCAGCAAGGCGAAGAGCTTCTGGCAACCCAAGAAGATGGTCGCAATGggtttcttgttcttggaaaAGGCCTTGAAGGCAGTTGCAGCAGAGCCAGATGGACGGAGCTCCACCAACAGCATCACAATGTCTTCTGTGACCTTTCTGAAAATGTCGACACTGCGTTGAATGACGGTCTCCGAGTAGAGTTGCTTGTCGTCTCTGCCCCCCGAGAGGATGCGAAGGCATGTTCGAGCCGACTTCAACATCGTCTCCACATCTGCAAGCTGTTGCACCCAGGTGTTGACCTCGTCCTCGGACCAACTATCGTCAACTCGCATTTCCCAGTCTTCGACCTGCTTCAAGCTCGCTTCACTCAGCTTCATAATCTGCATCAAATGCTCGACCGGAACGCGGTCAAAGCACCTCAGAGAGATGGTCTTTTGAATTGCGCCATGCATCTTCTGTTGCGTAGAGGCGGTCATAGCGACCTCTTGATCTTGAGACACCGAGACGATATGATCATAGCCGGGTTCCATCGAAAGCACTCTATGCACCGAGGTGAAGACTGAACGGACAAGCTTGTCGAGCGTGTCCAATGCCGCCTCGCTCCGTTGACGCTGGTCAAGACTCTCGCCAATTAGATCTTGGCTGTCGGAGTACTCTTGTTGGTTTCCCTTCCGCACCGATAGATGATGCGGATCGTCTGGTCGCTCCTCCACTTCGAGATACTCATCATGATTGATATTCGTGATGGGAAGTTCGATACGGAATGCTGGGTTCTGACCAGCTTCAGGGGTGGGCTGAAGTGGTTTAGCCGACAGCTGTGGTTGCGTTTGCATCTGCTGCGGGTACTGTTGTGCTTGATGCAGATGTCGCGACTGAACAGGAGCGGGAACCTCTTGCTGGGTGAGGTTGCTGACATCAACGTACGCGGATGGATCGAACTGTCTCTTAGACGGTATGGCAACCTCGATCCTAACGGAGTTGGACCTATGGGCCTGAGAGCTTTGAGCTGGGTGCGAGGGTTGAGGAGTAGTCGGCGCGTTAAGTGAGGTATGAGCCAGTTTGGGGGTCGGATGGCCTTTCGGATGTCCGTTCGGTTGCTTCGATTCGGGTACGGTCGACTTTGACGCTTTGTAATAGGATCCTATGCCTACTTTCTCAACGATCGTCTTCGAAATCGGCGACAGGTCATCGATCAGGCCCTTGCCGGTTGGCGGAGCTGAGGACGTTCTCGAGACGGCGCAAAACTTGCTGTTCATAGTCAGCATGGATATCAAAATGCGCGGCAGTTGTTCCCTTACTAGCGAGTTCTCTGGCCTGGCTTAATGTCCTGCAGAACATGGTCGACGACTTGTTTGACGTTTCGCGGCATATGGGGCTGCCCAGCGATCTCTCTGTTCAGGGTGTTGAACTCTTGGGCTTGGAACAAGTCGGATAAGGGTAACGAGACAGAGCCTGAGCCCAGAGTCGGATCGGGGATTATATCTGCACAAAGTGAGAAGGAGTTCGTCCAAGGATAATGTTGTGGTGGCTAACCGGAAATGAATGGGATAGTCGAGGTCTGTGGTGAATAAGGAAGCGACTCCTGTAGCGTGAACGGGCGCGAGATGGAAGGATTGGGGTTCGTAGTCCCCTGATGGGCAAACAGCCCATTTTGGGGGCCGCCATGGCTATTTGGCT from Fusarium falciforme chromosome 2, complete sequence includes these protein-coding regions:
- a CDS encoding Sister chromatid cohesion protein; amino-acid sequence: MNNMQPNSHGGPQNGLFAHQGTTNPNPSISRPFTLQESLPYSPQTSTIPFISDIIPDPTLGSGSVSLPLSDLFQAQEFNTLNREIAGQPHMPRNVKQVVDHVLQDIKPGQRTRYKFCAVSRTSSAPPTGKGLIDDLSPISKTIVEKVGIGSYYKASKSTVPESKQPNGHPKGHPTPKLAHTSLNAPTTPQPSHPAQSSQAHRSNSVRIEVAIPSKRQFDPSAYVDVSNLTQQEVPAPVQSRHLHQAQQYPQQMQTQPQLSAKPLQPTPEAGQNPAFRIELPITNINHDEYLEVEERPDDPHHLSVRKGNQQEYSDSQDLIGESLDQRQRSEAALDTLDKLVRSVFTSVHRVLSMEPGYDHIVSVSQDQEVAMTASTQQKMHGAIQKTISLRCFDRVPVEHLMQIMKLSEASLKQVEDWEMRVDDSWSEDEVNTWVQQLADVETMLKSARTCLRILSGGRDDKQLYSETVIQRSVDIFRKVTEDIVMLLVELRPSGSAATAFKAFSKNKKPIATIFLGCQKLFALLAELVTKIELSDTVINSLEFTASRLIFMDNAYFEKDSVVGVQKFDGLRSVAMDMLCQIFLIKPQQRQGIIDEILTSLEKLPVGKQSARQFKLSDGGSIQPVSALIMRLVQASSGRVNNSNERNRNKLMRNINGEEEEEEDDDENLPPESKRFVSSIKSEEQGARQHAVSIKDLETSVAPLLDTAQRNASYVINFMVSRAISSTKSGDSPYRNLLDLFVEDFTTCLDLPDWPSAELLLRLLVFMMVQQFEGPKTAAPAKNMALELLGGCSAAISRLRSHVKRLVSSSEGNDADDLSRYLADLATQAREQRTRVEQIVAWAGPYRATLESLQGRCHDDPHLLSAISFLVTGWASQVHNGYDSYQEGDDERDEELGRLGYRLRMMIEDRRWLVNEYTFKSVSANQAKLAYSIILLRSPFCEAYDKILNILLRSMGTDQATVRSKSLKSVNQVLETDPSILDVNSNVLNKILECAGDTSTQVRDSALGLLGNCMTMRPALEDTLTEVVVNRFQDSGVGVRKRAMKLARDIYLRNHSRALRSLIANGLLRRVHDPDESVCDLARQVIEEVWFAPFYRDDGTAVYQTSLTEHVSLVIQTVNSGMLSETLDKVFRSILRPKDKSLQGPFSVCSKLVANMFGLIDNLDSDDSTVPSGRDALNVLTIFANADPKLFNFEQIRLLKPHLASFAKPEELTAFRSVTVIYRRVLPTLSTVHSDFLLEVRKLLLGAVGKLNLRAPLDDLIACTLVVCELLNVFEPLANAMASSLAGLQRLRSMGKLDEKTSLYLNAYCLVIGMIAKHCDLDNCPGPFKKKFPKWPGGSVARLAIDTLAPFTAPSQPLDSRRPALDAIGLACQSWPRNYVIPKVYTAFQQVFDEQVPSLENAILRSFREFLIIEEKRSETAGQAPSGKKKELTVMGGTSYDDVASATTQRFLKDITRIALSSQDEHAFLAMEVLGSINRQGLTHPKETGVTLITLETSSNRKIAELAWEEHRSLHEKHETVLEREYVKAVQSAFAYQRDVVGEPHGATTNPFQSKLHYLMETLKISKMKNRQRFLDKLCGQVDFELAKLDMSGDIPTQMVYARFIIENLAYFEYQTMGELQTTVNAMEKILTSTGAPVAQAIESEVFNVRMDVDQPPSAPDGPPGFSTADSISVSAPVDGQPSVPPAPAFALTVEPVRLRQLTTAAIILLSMWEVRTFIRRLFGMGLKRQDTKVKALAKDLNKSPVKVQGLHGDKVWDEIESLMKGLQDQEHMIKTCSAFVELLNVDKDLKVAEDAGEMDLEPATPSADEDEEGDVMADRGRKRKGGSTPGGRKKRARSSSQPRKRGRPRKNRESVEHDVEADLDGDWF